Genomic DNA from Methylocystis sp. MJC1:
AGGTGCCGACCATGCAGCCGGCCATGATCTGCAAGCCCATCTGCCGGGCCGCTTCCGCCATAGCCAGGGCCTCGGTAAGGCCCCCGGCCTTGTCGAGCTTGATATTGACCGCGTCGTAGCGGCCCCTGAGCGCCTCCAGGGAAGCCCTGTCGTGGGCGCTTTCATCGGCGCAAATGGGGATGGGCCGAGCGATCTTCGCCAATATGTCGTCCTTGCCAGCGGGCAAGGGCTGCTCGACCAGCGCGACGCCGTGGCGCGCGCAGACGTCGAGCTGCACGGCCAGCGTCTCCTCGCGCCAGGCTTCATTGGCGTCGACGATGAGCTGCGCATGCGGAGCCCCTTCCCGGACGGCGGCGAGCCTTGCGTCGTCCCCCTCGCCGGCGAGCTTTACCTTCAGGAGCGGCCGGGCGGCGGCTTTGAGCGCGGCCATGCGCATCTCCTCGGGCGTCCCGACCGATAGCGTATATGCGGTGACGAGCGGCGAGAGGCGCTCGAAGCCCGCGATCACATAGGCGCGCCGGCCCGAGCGCTTGGCCTCCAGATCCCACATGGCGCAATCGACGGCGTTGCGCGCCGCGCCTGCCGGCAGCAGTCGCTGCAAGGCGGCCCGGTCGGCGCCCGATTCGATCTCGCCGCGCACGCCCTCGATCGCCGCGACGACGCTCTCGACGCTCTCGCCGTAGCGTGCGTAGGGCACGCATTCTCCGCGTCCCACGACATCGCCCGCGCGTAGCATCGCCGTGACCACCCGCGCCTCCGTCTTGGCGCCGCGAGAGATGACGAAGCGCCCGGCGATGGGGTAGGCTTCGACGGCGAGAGTCAGCTCGATGCGCAAGGGCATGGCTCCATTAGCTTGCAAGTCGGCGAATACTGTGCGCTTGCGCGCTTGTCGACCGCATGTCACGAAGTTAAGAGCATTTGCAAGCTGCCGCTGAATCGCCTTCCGAACGAGGCCGCATGGCTGTCGACGCCGCCCAGAATCCCCCGGACGTCTCGCCCCTCGAGGGCGGCGCGCGGTTGGCGCTCGCCGGCGATTGGACCCTCGCGGCCTCCCGCCGCCTCGAAAACAAGGCGCAGGAGGTCGTCGATTTCGGTCGCCGCGGCGACTTCGTGACACTCGACCTTTCTGGCGTGTCGCGTCTCGACACCGCCGGCGCCTGGCTGATCAATCGCGCCCGCCGCACGCTTGCGCGATCCAATGTCGGCGTCGCGCTCGAACATGTGCGTCCCGAGCACGACATATTGCTCGAGGAAGCAACCTACCGCGATTTCCAAGCGCCCGCGCGCAAGTCCGTCCCCATCGTTCTGGAGCTTCTCGCGGATGTCGGCCGCGCCATCGTCTACAGCCTGAAGGAATTCTACCGGGGCATCGCCTTCCTGGGCGAATTCGTCGCGGTGCTGGGATATATCGCGACGCACCCGCGCCATTTCCGCGGGACCTCTCTCGTCGCGCATATGGAGCTGATCGGTCTGCGCAGCGCGCCGATCGTTATCCTCATCAATCTCCTCGTGGGCGCCATTGTCGCCCAGCAGGGCATTTACCAGCTCATCAGATTTGGCGCGACAACCTACGCCGTCGACCTGATCGGCATATTGGTGCTGCGCGAGCTCGGCGTCCTGCTCACCTCCATCATGATCGCGGGCCGCTCGGGCTCCGCCATCACCGCCGAAATCGGCTCCATGAAGATGCGGGAGGAGATCGACGCGCTGCGCGTCATGGGCCTCTCGGTCATCGAAGTGCTCGTCGCGCCGCGGGTGCTGGCGCTCATCCTGTCGCTGCCGATCCTGACCTTCATCGCGGATATGTCCGCGCTCTTCGGCGGCATGCTGGTCTCCTGGGGCTATGGCGGCATCAGCCCCGCAGCTTTTTCCTCACTGCTCAGGGAAGCCATCGGATTCAACACATTCATGGTCGGGATCATCAAAGCGCCGTTCATGGCGCTGGTCATCGGGCTGATCGCGATGATCGACGGGCTGGCGACGCAAGGCTCCGCCGAATCGCTCGGCCGTCAGGTGACGTCCTCTGTCGTGAAATCGATTTTCATGGTCATCGTGCTCGATGGCCTCTTCGCCATCTTTTTCGCCTCGATTCATTACTAACCGGGCCTCTATGAGCTTTCTTACCAACGATGGCTGGGGCGGAACGACAGCCGACGTCATTATCAGCGTGCGCGACCTCATCGTCGGCTTCGGCGACAAAATCGTGATGAAGGGGCTCGATCTCGACGTCTATCGCGGCGAGGTGCTCGGCTTTGTCGGCGGTTCGGGGCAGGGAAAGTCCGTGCTGACCCGCGCGATTCTGGGCCTCGTTCCGACCCGCGGCGGCTCCATCCGCATTTTCGGCAGGGATCGCGACGCGCTGGCGCCGGCCGAAAGGCGGGCGCTCGAGCAGCGCTGGGGCGTTCTGTTCCAGAACGGCGCGCTCTTTTCCGGCCTTACGGTGAAGCAGAACATCCAGATGCCGATGCGTGAGACCCGCGATCTCTCGCCCCGGCTGATGGATGAGCTCGCCATGCTCAAGCTGGACCTTGTGGGCTTGAAACCTGACGCGGCCGACAAATTTCCGTCGGAATTATCGGGCGGCATGGTCAAGCGCGCGGCGCTGGCCCGCGCATTGGCGCTCGACCCTGAGCTCGTCTTCCTCGATGAACCGACATCCGGCCTCGATCCGATCGGCGCGGCGGAATTTGACGAACTAATTGGGACGCTGCAGAAAACGCTCGGGCTGACGGTGTTCATGGTCACCCATGACCTCGACAGTCTTTACGCGATTTGCGACCGGGTCGCGGCGCTCGCCGATGGCAAAGTGATTGCGGCGGGGCCGCTCGAAACCCTGCTGGAATCGGATCATCCCTGGCTTAGGGCATATTTTCACGGGGCGCGCGGCGGGCGATTCGCCGCGAAAAGCCCCGACTGAAGAGGACGAAGATGGAAACCCGCGCCAATTACGCCTTGATCGGTGCCTTCACGCTGGCGACGATTTTTGCGGCCTTCGGTTTCGTCTTCTGGTTCTCGGGACCGAGCCAGGTCGGCAAGCAGGACGCCTATCAGATCGTCTTTGCGGGGTCGGTTTCCGGGCTCTCGCGCGGGTCTTCTGTCCTTTTCAACGGCGTGAAGGTCGGCGAGGTCACCCACATCGCCATTTCCGAAAACGATCCCAGCAAGGTCGACGTTCTCGTGAAGATCGACGAGCATACGCCGGTCAAAGCCAATACGCGCGCCCGGCTGGAGACCCGCGGCTTCACCGGCGTCGCCGACGTGCTGCTGGTCGGCGGCACGCCCGGCGCGCCCGATCTGGTCGCGGAGGAGGGGCAGCACTACCCGCAGATTCAGGCCGAGCGCTCCGAAAACGTGCAGTCGCTTTCCACTAAGGCCGCCGCGCTGCTCGTGAAGCTCGACACGCTCCTCGATGAAAACAAGGACACCATCCGGGGCACGCTGAAAAACGCGGAAACTTTCACCAAGACGCTCTCGGACAACTCCGAGCAGATCTCCGCCTTCATTAAGGATGCCGGCGACGCGGCCCATTCATTGAAGCCCGTCGCGGCGCGGCTCGACCGCTTCCTGGCGGCGGGCGAGCAGACGCTGAAGGCGCTCGACCCCAAGCAGCTCAAGGCGATCACGGGCAACGTCGCCAGCGCCTCGACAAATATCAAGAATTTCTCGGCGACCGGCCTCAAGCAATATGAGCAGCTGGCGGTCGACGCCCGTAAAGCGATCGACTCGCTCGACCAGGCGATCAAATCCATCGAGCGCGATCCCTCGCAGTTCATCTGGGGCCCGTCGCAGACGACGCCGGACTATCGCGCGCGCTGACCGCCTGGCCTTTGGCCGCCCGGCATGTGGGCCGGCGCGGCTTTGTCTTCCCGGCCCGCTCGCGCTAGATAAGCCAAAGCCGTGCAGGCTCGGGCGGATAGGCGAAGGGCGGGCGTCCAAGCATGGGGCAGGTGCGCATTTCGATATGGACGCCGGCAAGGCGCGCGTCTTTCGCGGGCCTCGCCTTTCTTGTCGCCGGCTGCGTCGCTCCGACCCGCGAAACCTTCGATCTCGCTATGGCGCCTAGCGCTCTGCAGGTTGCGATGGGCGGCCCTGTTCTCGGCGTCAGGGAGCCGACGGCGACGCCGCCGACGAGCTCGGAGCGCGTGGTCGTGCGCAACGTCGATGGGAGCGTCGCCCTGCTGCCGGACGCGCAATGGTCGCAGCCCCTGCCGCGCCTCCTGCGCGAGCGCATGATCGAGGCCCTACAGCGCCGCGGCGTCGCTGCTTCGAGGATCGGGTTCGGAAGCAACCGGGCGCTCGCGACCGACATTCGGCGGTTCGAAATCGACGCGGCGCGCAATGTCGCTGTCGTGGAGATCGCCGTCTATATCGTGGACGAAAGCAGTGGCGCGACGCGTGCCGGGCACAGCTTCAGCGCGGAGGCGCAGACGCCAGAAAATATCGGGTCGGGCGCCGTTTCCGCGCTTGGCCAAGCGGCGGCGCAGGCCCTCGCCAAGATGGCCGATTGGGCGCGCGGGCGCTAGAAAGAAATCGCGGCAGGAGCCGGCCCCGGTTTCGCGGGCCCAGCAGGGCGCCTATGAAATGCGCGGAAGTCTTGTTGGGGGCTAGCGCGACAAACGGCCCGATGCTAATCGAACGCAGCAAAATTCGAGTGTTCGGCGCGGCCGAACGGCGGAAAGCGTTCGGGGTCGCGCCTTTGACGAGACCTCGGGGTTGACCAGGACCAGGGAAGACGGGCGTCATGGTGAAGATGAGCTTCGACGACACAGCGACACGCTACGGCGCCGAACCGGGCGGCGGCGCGCCGACCAAGGTCAAGATCACCTTCGTCGACTCCAACGGCCAGCCCCGCACGGTCGAGGGCGAGGTAGGCTCCACCGTGATGGAAACCGCCCGCCGCAACGACATCCCGGAGATCGCGGCCGAATGCGGCGGCGCCTGCGCCTGCGCCACCTGCCATGTCTATGTCGACGAGAAATGGGTCGAAAAGGCCGGCAAGCCCTCGCAGATGGAAGAGGACATGCTCGACTTCGCCTTCGACGTGAAGCCGAATTCCCGCCTGTGCTGCCAGATCACCGTGCGCCCGGAGCTCGACGGGCTGGTCGTGACCACCCCCGCCCAGCAGGGCTGATAAAAGGGGATCGCGAGCCTTCAGGCTCGCCCTGGAATGCGCGCCTGAAGGCGCGTGGTCCTGTACGCTCAAATGCCGGGCGTGAACTCTTCCCTCCCCTTTACGGGGAGGGTGGCCCCGCGCAAGCGGGGTCGGGTGGGGTAAGGCCCCACCACGATCGTGGCTGCGCGAACCCCACCCGTCGGCCTTCGGCCGCCGACCTCCCCGTAAAGGGGAGGTAAGGAGGCATACCCACACATCGTCGTTTGCCCCCGGCGTCCCCGCGGCGCGGTTTGGCGTTGCATCTTGCGACGAATGCTATAGACGAACGCGAGCGGCGGCGGGTGGCTCATCCGCCGGTCGGCTGGCCGCGTTCGAAAATCCTCCCCGGTTTCTTCGCCAGGCCGTTTCCGACCCGAGAGAGGGTATTCGCCCATTCGCCGTCCCAGCGTGCGGCGATGCGCGCCGCCATTGATGTGAGGATTTGACGCATGAACCAGGTCAACGAAGCCGCGATCGAAACCGATGTCGTCATCGTCGGCGCCGGCCCGGCCGGGCTTTTCGCGGTGTTCGAACTGGGGCTCCTGGACATCAAATGCCATGTCATCGACATTCTGCCGCGCGCCGGCGGCCAGTGCTCGGAGCTTTATCCCGAGAAGCCGATCTACGACATTCCGGGCCTGCCGGAGATCACCGGCCAGGGCCTGACGGATAATCTGCTCAAGCAGATCGAGCCTTTCCACCCGACCTTCCACTTCAACGAGATGGTCGAGACGCTCACCTCGCTCGGCACGCCGGAGAAGCCGGCCTTCCGCCTCACCACCGACGCCGGCAAGGTCTTCCACGCCAAGGTCGTCGTCGTTGCGGCCGGCGGCGGCTCGTTCCAGCCCAAGAAGCCGCCGATCCCCACGATCGAGCAATATGAGGGCAAGTCGGTCTTCTACGCCGTGCGCCGTATGGAGGACTTCCGCGACAAGGACGTCGTGATCGTCGGTGGCGGCGATTCGGCGCTCGACTGGACGCTGAACTTGCAGCCGATCGCCAAGAGCCTGACGCTGGTGCATCGCCGTGACGCCTTCCGCGCCGCCCCGCATTCGGTTTCGGCCATGCAGGAGCTGGTCGCGGCCGGCAAGATTTCCTTCAAGCTCGGGCAGATTACGACGGTCGAGGGCGCCGACGGCGAGCTGTCCACGGCGCTTCTGAAGGGCAATGACGGAGTCGAGCAGAAGCTCCCCTGCCAGCGCCTCATGCCCTTCTTCGGCTTGACGATGAAGCTCGGCCCGGTCGCCGAATGGGGCCTGCAGCTCAACGAGAATCTCATCCCGGTCGACACCGAGAAATTCGAGACGAGCCATCCGGGCATCTTCGCCGTCGGCGACATCAACTACTATCCGGGCAAATTGAAGCTCATTCTCTCGGGCTTCCACGAGGGCGCGCTCGCGGCGCAGAAGGCGCATCGCTACGTCTATCCCGAGAAGAAGCTGCTGTTCCAATACACGACGTCGTCGACGAATCTGCAGAAGAAGCTCGGCGTCTCCTAAGTGAACGTCGCGGTTCGGGCGCTGGACATTTCGGGCGTTGCGCCCGGGCAATGGTCAGCGCTCGCCGCGTCGCTCGATGACGCAGAGCGCGCGCGCGCCGCGCGCTTTGCATTTGAAGAAGACCGTCAATCTTACATTGCCGCCCATGCGCTATTGCGGGCGGAACTTTCGAGTCACGCCGACCGCGCTCCCTCCGATTGGCGCTTTGCGGCGACGGCGCTCGGCAAGCCTTTCCTTCTCGACGCGCCCCGCGATCTGCGTTTCAGCATCACCCACACGCGCGGCATGGTGGCGGTCGCCATCACGGAAGGCCTTGAGATCGGGGTCGACGTCGAATCCGAGGATCGGCGCGCGGAAAGCATGAAGCTCGCGGAGCGTTTCTTCGCGCCGGAGGAAATTGCGCTGCTGCGCGCTGTCGAGGGCGATGCGCGGCGCGAAATGTTTTTCGCCATATGGACGCTCAAAGAGGCGGTGGTGAAGGCCACGGGCCAGGGGCTCTCCCGCGCGCTCGACAGTTTCGCCGTCTCGCCCGATCCGCCGCGCGTGACGATGCGCGACGAAGAGTGGGGCGCCGACCATTGGCGCCTCGGCTCATTTCATTTCGCGCTGGCGGCGCAAGGCAACATTACCGCCGATTTCAGCGTAGTGGATGTTGGCTTAACCTTCTCGCAATAGGCTCGCGCGCGTGCCTATCTCATGGAGGGTCACGCGATGAAGAAAGCCCTTTTCAGCCTGTGCCTCGTCTCAGCCTTCGCTTTTTCCGGCCTTTCCGCCAACGCCTGCACGCGCATCCTTTACGAGACCGGGGCCAAGTCCTACCAAATCGGCCGCACCATGGATTGGATGGTCGACCCCGGAACCGATCTCTGGGCTTTCCCCAAGGGCATGGCGCGCGACGGCGGCGTGGGGCAGGGGTCGATCAAATGGACCGCCAAGCACGGCTCGGTCATCAGCTCCTTCTATAATCTCGCGGCCGTCGACGGCATGAACGACGCCGGGCTCGTCGCCAATGTGCTCTATCTCGTCGAAGCGGATTACGGCGACGCCGCCAAGTCGAAAAAGCCGAAGCTCTCCATCGGCGCCTGGGCGCAATATGCGCTCGATAATTTCGGCTCTGTGGCCGAGGCCGTGGCGGCGCTGCAGAAGGAGCCTTTCGTCCTGATCGCGCCCGACCTGCCCGACGGCAACAAGGCCGGCGCCCATCTCGCCCTCGCCGACGCCTCGGGCGACAGCGCGATTTTCGAATATTTGAACGGCAAGCTCGTCATCCACCATGGCGCGCAATATCGGGTGATGACCAACTCACCGAGCTTCGACCAGCAGCTTGCGATCGAGTCATATTGGAAGCACGTCGACGGCGAGAAATTCCTGCCGGGCACGGCCCGCTCCGCCGACCGTTTCGCGCGCGTGAGCTGGAATCTGAACGCCGCCGCCAAGGAGAAGGACCCGCGCCTCGCCACCGCCACGACCTTCTCGCTGATCCGCGCCATCTCCGTGCCGCTGGGCATTGCCGATCCCGAACGCCCGAACATCGCCTCGACCATCTGGCGCACGGTCTCTGATCTGGGCGCCAAGCGTTATTATTTCGAAAGCGCCTACAGCCCGTCGATCTTCTGGGTGGACCTCGACCGGCTGAAGCTGGAGCCGGGCGCAAAGCCCATGAAGCTCGATTTGAGCGGCAAGCCGATTTTGTCGGGAGAGGTTTCGGGGAAGTTTGTGGAGGCGGAGGCGTTCAAGTTTTTGGCGAGGTAAGGTGGCGCAAGCTCTGAAATCAGGGCCAGTATTGACCCTGAGCGGATGTTCGCGAGGCTTCCCGGTATAACCGCGTCGGCGGGTGGAGCGTTGTCGCGCGCCGCTGCCGCCCTAGGTATTTCTCCCAATTGAGCTCCGCCATAAGCGGCGTAAAGCGTTGTCGGTCCCGGCAATGATATGCCGCAATTACATGCCTTCGGTTCCAAATGCGTCTTGTTCTCGTCGAGTCCGTCTCGGATAGAGTCCTTGGGGACACGGCCGAGTTTGCCAAAAATTCCGCCGAATGGGTGGAGTGCGCCTTTCGCGAAATAGGCTTTGAGCATCTCGCAGTTGTCGCTGCGCGGCTTTTCGACGAAAGCCGAGGAAGGTACGGTTGGCTCTACCAATTCGCGTGCTTCGGACGAAAAGAGAATACGAGCTATGAGATCTTCACAGTAAACGAAGAAGAGGAGGCCGTATTCCGTGCTGACGACTCTTCCGCAATCGGGGCCGTTATGACGCGCTGCGCCTATGTTGGGTTTGTTCGTCGAAAGCCGCCTGAGCCGGCGAAGGCGCCCTTGCCGATCGCAAGAGCAGCATAGCAGCCGCTTAACCCTTCTCGGGGCAACCCGCGGGCTCCTCCTTAGCCTGGTCTTTTAACGCCCCGTCTAGGGCGAGCTGCAATAACAAAATGGCCATCGCTTTGCTCAGCGGCTCGCAAGTAGCGGCCGCTAGCGAGGTTCGGATCGCTGTTCCAAGCTCCTGTTGAACGCTGGATTCTAGTCTTCCTGCGTCGTGGTTGTCATTGACGGGCCGCACTGGCGACCCCGATCGTTGAGCGCAGCGAGAGGGCAAGCGGGGTGCCTTGCCCCCTCGGATGCGAGGCAGCTTAGCGCGTCTCTGCGGGCCGGTGATTGTTGGTTATCTCCTCCGGTGGCTGCCAAACCAGGTCAGAAGAAGCGCTTGGGTTGAGAGCCTGGGTAACTTTGCCCACCTTTCGATAGGCCGATACCGCCATGGATGCGATTTGCCATTCCTGGTCGGTCCAGTTTCTGGCCTCGGATGCGGTCGAACCCTGCGTCGGGTTTCCCGAAACAGCCTGCGCATTCCTTTCAAGTGACTTCGTGGATGGCTGTGCGGAGCCATAGGCGTTCGGCGGAACCTGAGCACGGAACCCAGAGTTGGAAGCGGAGGTAGGCTGGCTGATTTGTGCGCCGCTCATCTCTGGAAGGCTCGAAACGGGACGCTTCGTTCCCATGCTTCCTAGAATGGCGAGCCCTATGATCGCCAACGCGAGAGCCGGGATACCAACCGCGTGACGGTTGATTTGAGAAAACCGCAGCATGAGCATACTCCTGAATGCAGGTGGTAGGCTTTGACTTCTCGGATTGAGTTGGAAGTCGCGAAGCGCCGGGACGGCTAGTTCCAAGGCGAGGCGGGGCCGTCCCGGACGACCTAAAGGAGGCGACCATCCTCCGATTACCGTTTAATCTTTTGAACGAACGGTTGTTTCTTGATCAGTACAAAAATGCAGCAGGTCCCAACAGAGCAATTGTTTGGAAGGCCAGGGATGGTGCAAGGCCCCGTCCCGTGGTTCGAAGGTCCACTCGGGCGCTGGCGCTTACGGCGCGCTATGCGTGTCACGTTCCGGAGGTGGGTCGAACGTCTGCTCCTAGCGCATTGCAGAACGCCAATCAGGGCGATGGATGCCAATCGCCGCTTTTCCTTGCCTCCCCCCGCCCCTTCGGTGTATAAGCTCCCAACTTCCATCTCATACCGATCATTCTAGCAATGGTCGCCGTTGAGAGTGGGCCCCCCGCCGGGACCCGCTCTTTTCGCATTGGCGGACCCAACAGACAGGACCAGACACGCTTGACGGAAAACGCCGCTCCCATCGACGCCCCGCTCGACGAGCCCCGCCTCGTCTCCGAGACAGGCGTCGCCGCGCGCGTGGCGCATGTCGCCGAGCCGGTGCTGACGCAGCTCGGCTTTCGGCTGGTGCGCATCAAGCTCATGCAGCAGAACGGCCAGACGCTGCAGATCATGGCCGAGCGGCCCGACGGCCTCATGACCATCGACGATTGCGAGGCGGCGAGCCAGGCGCTTTCGCCCGAGCTCGACGTCGCCGACGTCATCGCCGGTGAATATCGGCTCGAAGTTTCGTCGCCCGGCGTCGACCGGCCGCTGGTGCGCATCTCCGATTTCGTCCGCGCCGTGGGCCACGAGGCGCGCGTCGAACTGACGCATCCGGTCGAATCCGGGCGCAAGCGCTTTCGCGGGATCATCAAGGGCGTCGAGGGCGAGGGCCGCGGCGCCAAAGTGACGATCGAGCGCACTGACGCGCGTTCCGACGAGGAGAAGCTCGTCACCGTGCCGCTCGCCGATCTCGACGAGGGCAAGCTCATGCTCACCGAGGCGCTGATCCGCGAATCGCTGCGCGCCGGCAAGCTCCAGCAGACGGGCGATGAAGAAGAAGGCGCCGCGCCGCAAGAGGAAGAGCGCCCG
This window encodes:
- the dgcA gene encoding N-acetyl-D-Glu racemase DgcA; translation: MPLRIELTLAVEAYPIAGRFVISRGAKTEARVVTAMLRAGDVVGRGECVPYARYGESVESVVAAIEGVRGEIESGADRAALQRLLPAGAARNAVDCAMWDLEAKRSGRRAYVIAGFERLSPLVTAYTLSVGTPEEMRMAALKAAARPLLKVKLAGEGDDARLAAVREGAPHAQLIVDANEAWREETLAVQLDVCARHGVALVEQPLPAGKDDILAKIARPIPICADESAHDRASLEALRGRYDAVNIKLDKAGGLTEALAMAEAARQMGLQIMAGCMVGTSLAMAPAMLIGEMAAFVDLDGPLLLARDREPGLVYEGSTMTPPPVALWG
- a CDS encoding ABC transporter permease, with amino-acid sequence MAVDAAQNPPDVSPLEGGARLALAGDWTLAASRRLENKAQEVVDFGRRGDFVTLDLSGVSRLDTAGAWLINRARRTLARSNVGVALEHVRPEHDILLEEATYRDFQAPARKSVPIVLELLADVGRAIVYSLKEFYRGIAFLGEFVAVLGYIATHPRHFRGTSLVAHMELIGLRSAPIVILINLLVGAIVAQQGIYQLIRFGATTYAVDLIGILVLRELGVLLTSIMIAGRSGSAITAEIGSMKMREEIDALRVMGLSVIEVLVAPRVLALILSLPILTFIADMSALFGGMLVSWGYGGISPAAFSSLLREAIGFNTFMVGIIKAPFMALVIGLIAMIDGLATQGSAESLGRQVTSSVVKSIFMVIVLDGLFAIFFASIHY
- a CDS encoding ABC transporter ATP-binding protein, with amino-acid sequence MSFLTNDGWGGTTADVIISVRDLIVGFGDKIVMKGLDLDVYRGEVLGFVGGSGQGKSVLTRAILGLVPTRGGSIRIFGRDRDALAPAERRALEQRWGVLFQNGALFSGLTVKQNIQMPMRETRDLSPRLMDELAMLKLDLVGLKPDAADKFPSELSGGMVKRAALARALALDPELVFLDEPTSGLDPIGAAEFDELIGTLQKTLGLTVFMVTHDLDSLYAICDRVAALADGKVIAAGPLETLLESDHPWLRAYFHGARGGRFAAKSPD
- a CDS encoding MlaD family protein → METRANYALIGAFTLATIFAAFGFVFWFSGPSQVGKQDAYQIVFAGSVSGLSRGSSVLFNGVKVGEVTHIAISENDPSKVDVLVKIDEHTPVKANTRARLETRGFTGVADVLLVGGTPGAPDLVAEEGQHYPQIQAERSENVQSLSTKAAALLVKLDTLLDENKDTIRGTLKNAETFTKTLSDNSEQISAFIKDAGDAAHSLKPVAARLDRFLAAGEQTLKALDPKQLKAITGNVASASTNIKNFSATGLKQYEQLAVDARKAIDSLDQAIKSIERDPSQFIWGPSQTTPDYRAR
- a CDS encoding ABC-type transport auxiliary lipoprotein family protein produces the protein MGQVRISIWTPARRASFAGLAFLVAGCVAPTRETFDLAMAPSALQVAMGGPVLGVREPTATPPTSSERVVVRNVDGSVALLPDAQWSQPLPRLLRERMIEALQRRGVAASRIGFGSNRALATDIRRFEIDAARNVAVVEIAVYIVDESSGATRAGHSFSAEAQTPENIGSGAVSALGQAAAQALAKMADWARGR
- a CDS encoding 2Fe-2S iron-sulfur cluster-binding protein, translated to MVKMSFDDTATRYGAEPGGGAPTKVKITFVDSNGQPRTVEGEVGSTVMETARRNDIPEIAAECGGACACATCHVYVDEKWVEKAGKPSQMEEDMLDFAFDVKPNSRLCCQITVRPELDGLVVTTPAQQG
- a CDS encoding NAD(P)/FAD-dependent oxidoreductase, giving the protein MNQVNEAAIETDVVIVGAGPAGLFAVFELGLLDIKCHVIDILPRAGGQCSELYPEKPIYDIPGLPEITGQGLTDNLLKQIEPFHPTFHFNEMVETLTSLGTPEKPAFRLTTDAGKVFHAKVVVVAAGGGSFQPKKPPIPTIEQYEGKSVFYAVRRMEDFRDKDVVIVGGGDSALDWTLNLQPIAKSLTLVHRRDAFRAAPHSVSAMQELVAAGKISFKLGQITTVEGADGELSTALLKGNDGVEQKLPCQRLMPFFGLTMKLGPVAEWGLQLNENLIPVDTEKFETSHPGIFAVGDINYYPGKLKLILSGFHEGALAAQKAHRYVYPEKKLLFQYTTSSTNLQKKLGVS
- a CDS encoding 4'-phosphopantetheinyl transferase family protein, translated to MNVAVRALDISGVAPGQWSALAASLDDAERARAARFAFEEDRQSYIAAHALLRAELSSHADRAPSDWRFAATALGKPFLLDAPRDLRFSITHTRGMVAVAITEGLEIGVDVESEDRRAESMKLAERFFAPEEIALLRAVEGDARREMFFAIWTLKEAVVKATGQGLSRALDSFAVSPDPPRVTMRDEEWGADHWRLGSFHFALAAQGNITADFSVVDVGLTFSQ
- a CDS encoding linear amide C-N hydrolase, translated to MKKALFSLCLVSAFAFSGLSANACTRILYETGAKSYQIGRTMDWMVDPGTDLWAFPKGMARDGGVGQGSIKWTAKHGSVISSFYNLAAVDGMNDAGLVANVLYLVEADYGDAAKSKKPKLSIGAWAQYALDNFGSVAEAVAALQKEPFVLIAPDLPDGNKAGAHLALADASGDSAIFEYLNGKLVIHHGAQYRVMTNSPSFDQQLAIESYWKHVDGEKFLPGTARSADRFARVSWNLNAAAKEKDPRLATATTFSLIRAISVPLGIADPERPNIASTIWRTVSDLGAKRYYFESAYSPSIFWVDLDRLKLEPGAKPMKLDLSGKPILSGEVSGKFVEAEAFKFLAR
- the rimP gene encoding ribosome maturation factor RimP, encoding MTENAAPIDAPLDEPRLVSETGVAARVAHVAEPVLTQLGFRLVRIKLMQQNGQTLQIMAERPDGLMTIDDCEAASQALSPELDVADVIAGEYRLEVSSPGVDRPLVRISDFVRAVGHEARVELTHPVESGRKRFRGIIKGVEGEGRGAKVTIERTDARSDEEKLVTVPLADLDEGKLMLTEALIRESLRAGKLQQTGDEEEGAAPQEEERPRRGPGRFRSPQKNKPKPLVPAGVQTQFKKGPGPVKPRAARSEGD